A stretch of bacterium DNA encodes these proteins:
- a CDS encoding mechanosensitive ion channel has translation MSILATADLLAQSSDDSIIDEALTVSDWVQAGIIVAATIVVAVIAARLVRRVLIHVVGPGFAAIVTARLAGYLLFLVGLFYALTSLGVQVGPLIGAIGLGGLVLALALQKLVENFFSGLILQARRPFRVGDTVLLGDHLGVAADIDSRTTVLRGLDGSAVRVPNSEVAAGPIVNLTNEALRRSELEVGVAYDTNLQAATECLIEALARVERVSAEPPAQALLTRFGSSSIDFTLYYWHGSDVPTELATRHDVILSVHQSLAAAGITIAFPQVVVWPGHEEDAQPYRGRSGTIAATPTPGIQPTTPPALVRQLTRWRVRSGILRRFKQGG, from the coding sequence ATGAGCATCTTGGCAACGGCCGATCTGCTAGCGCAGTCGTCGGACGACTCGATCATCGACGAGGCCCTGACCGTGTCCGACTGGGTGCAGGCCGGGATCATCGTGGCGGCCACGATTGTTGTGGCGGTGATCGCCGCTCGCCTGGTGCGAAGGGTGCTGATCCATGTGGTGGGGCCGGGCTTCGCAGCGATCGTTACCGCCAGGCTGGCGGGCTATCTCCTCTTCCTGGTCGGGCTGTTCTACGCGCTGACCAGCCTGGGGGTCCAGGTTGGGCCGCTGATCGGCGCCATCGGCCTGGGTGGCTTGGTCCTGGCCCTGGCATTGCAGAAGCTGGTGGAGAACTTCTTCTCCGGATTGATCCTTCAGGCCCGTCGGCCCTTCAGGGTGGGCGACACGGTGCTGCTGGGCGACCACCTCGGCGTCGCCGCCGACATCGACTCCCGCACCACCGTGCTGCGCGGCCTCGACGGATCGGCGGTGCGGGTTCCCAACAGCGAGGTGGCCGCCGGGCCCATCGTCAATCTCACCAACGAAGCTCTGCGACGCAGCGAATTGGAAGTAGGCGTCGCCTATGACACCAACCTGCAAGCAGCCACTGAGTGCCTGATCGAAGCGCTCGCGCGGGTGGAGCGGGTTAGCGCTGAGCCGCCAGCCCAAGCGCTGCTGACCCGCTTCGGGTCGTCAAGCATCGATTTCACGCTGTACTACTGGCACGGCAGCGACGTGCCGACAGAGCTGGCCACCCGCCACGACGTGATCTTGTCGGTCCACCAGAGCCTGGCCGCCGCGGGCATCACCATCGCCTTCCCGCAGGTGGTGGTGTGGCCTGGCCATGAGGAGGACGCACAGCCCTACCGCGGTCGCTCTGGCACCATCGCCGCGACCCCGACTCCGGGCATCCAGCCAACCACGCCACCCGCCCTGGTCCGCCAGCTCACTCGGTGGCGAGTCCGCTCCGGTATCCTGCGCCGCTTCAAGCAGGGCGGCTGA
- a CDS encoding TIGR03619 family F420-dependent LLM class oxidoreductase, giving the protein MRWGIHLPQLGRAASLELLVEIAQQAEAVGFDDVWTADHVAVPIDLEGMPSFFPEPVPLLSAVAAHTQRVGLGTSVLIPAYRNPMQFAKQWATLDWLAPGRTTLGVGAGWLEPEFEACGVPIVHRAQRLDDYIAGWRAAWSGATEFQSEFFSFTGVRINPQPAAPIPIWIGGSSPGALRRAARCDGWMGTWAPPEVFAERLDVLRAEQSRLGRAPEETTISIHMELRLGNPLDSAGRWSVVGDGYGDREMVIGDVDHVAETLALYIAAGLEHVLLVPLALSPDEWRNHVDALAQMIS; this is encoded by the coding sequence ATGAGATGGGGCATCCACCTGCCCCAGCTAGGGCGGGCTGCCTCTCTAGAGCTTCTGGTGGAGATTGCCCAGCAAGCCGAGGCCGTCGGGTTCGACGACGTGTGGACCGCCGACCACGTGGCCGTGCCCATCGACCTGGAGGGGATGCCGTCGTTCTTCCCCGAGCCGGTGCCGTTGTTGTCGGCGGTGGCGGCCCACACTCAGCGGGTGGGTCTGGGCACGTCGGTGCTGATCCCCGCCTACCGAAACCCCATGCAGTTCGCCAAGCAATGGGCCACCCTCGACTGGCTAGCTCCCGGCCGCACCACCCTCGGAGTGGGGGCCGGATGGCTAGAGCCGGAATTCGAGGCTTGCGGCGTGCCCATAGTGCATCGGGCGCAGCGGCTGGACGACTACATCGCTGGGTGGCGGGCCGCCTGGTCGGGGGCCACTGAGTTTCAGAGCGAATTTTTCAGCTTCACGGGGGTGCGGATCAACCCCCAGCCGGCAGCGCCGATCCCCATTTGGATCGGCGGATCGTCCCCCGGAGCCCTCCGCCGAGCCGCAAGGTGTGATGGCTGGATGGGGACTTGGGCACCCCCCGAAGTCTTCGCCGAGCGCCTTGATGTATTGCGAGCCGAACAGAGCCGACTAGGTCGCGCTCCAGAAGAAACCACAATCTCCATCCACATGGAGCTGAGACTCGGCAACCCGCTCGACAGCGCCGGCCGCTGGTCAGTAGTAGGCGACGGCTATGGCGACCGGGAAATGGTGATCGGTGATGTTGACCATGTCGCCGAAACCCTGGCCCTCTACATCGCCGCCGGCCTTGAGCACGTACTGCTTGTCCCCCTAGCTCTCTCCCCCGACGAATGGCGCAACCACGTCGATGCTCTCGCCCAAATGATCAGCTAG
- a CDS encoding pyridoxamine 5'-phosphate oxidase family protein: protein MTTHSELRTVYREPLPRASQKVLDHLDVHCRRFIEMSPFCVLSSTGVNGRADASPRGDPPGFVKVLDEHTLLIPDRPGNNQVDTMQNILNHPVVGLLFLVPGMNETLRVCGSAEIVTDEEALKPLTVDGKAPRSGLKITIEDAFLHCGRALLRSRLWDPEVQIDRSLYPTYGQVLADQIAGADAKAIDADEDEANRNQLY, encoded by the coding sequence GTGACGACCCATTCGGAGTTGCGGACCGTCTATCGAGAGCCGCTGCCCCGGGCCTCGCAGAAAGTGCTCGATCATCTTGATGTCCACTGCCGCAGGTTCATCGAGATGTCGCCGTTCTGCGTGCTCAGCTCCACGGGTGTCAACGGCCGGGCCGACGCCTCGCCTCGCGGCGACCCGCCTGGGTTCGTGAAAGTCCTCGACGAGCACACGTTGTTGATTCCCGATCGTCCGGGCAACAACCAGGTCGACACCATGCAGAACATCCTCAACCACCCCGTGGTGGGGCTGCTGTTCTTGGTGCCGGGCATGAACGAGACCCTGCGTGTATGCGGCTCGGCCGAGATCGTCACCGATGAGGAGGCCCTCAAACCGCTGACCGTGGACGGCAAAGCACCTCGATCAGGCCTCAAGATCACCATCGAAGACGCATTCCTGCATTGCGGCCGGGCATTGCTCCGCTCCCGCCTATGGGACCCTGAGGTCCAAATCGACCGCTCGCTCTACCCCACTTACGGCCAAGTCTTGGCAGATCAGATCGCTGGCGCCGACGCCAAGGCAATTGACGCCGACGAGGACGAAGCCAACCGCAACCAGCTCTACTAG
- the purF gene encoding amidophosphoribosyltransferase, translating into MADPMDDSPREACGVVGIYAPHDPVAHLNYLALYALQHRGQESAGIAVSDGENITVVKDMGLVATVFDDRTLATLEGRLGIGHTRYSTAGSSSWRNAQPVYRSTGDHQFVLGHNGNLTNTAKLAEETSILPGMVGSDSDLIAELLAIEISAMPPSSRSEGKVLERALEGVLPRLEGAFSLVLADEKRVIGVRDPNGFRPLCLGRLDRGWVLASETPALDIVGAHFLRELAPGEMVVINGEGVRSVRPFPEERVDPRLCIFEFVYFSRPDSVIYGQSVHHARVRMGEMLAKQSPVDADLVMGVPESGLPAAEGFSRASGIPYGQGLVKNRYIGRTFIAPSQQMRSMGVRMKLNPLRDSTEGNRLVVVDDSIVRGTTTRALVTMLREAGAAEVHLRISSPPYRWPCYFGMDTGDRTELLAAHLSVAEMCDYVGADTLAFIDMEGLTEATGAVGAGFCNACLTGEYPVEVPVAPPGSISYQRSAAQFADADEESAPSLWATGGG; encoded by the coding sequence GTGGCTGATCCCATGGACGACTCTCCCCGGGAGGCCTGCGGGGTCGTTGGCATCTACGCACCCCATGATCCCGTCGCCCATCTGAATTATCTGGCCCTGTACGCGTTGCAGCACCGAGGCCAGGAATCGGCTGGCATCGCGGTGAGCGACGGAGAGAACATCACCGTGGTCAAGGACATGGGCTTGGTTGCCACTGTGTTCGACGACCGCACCTTGGCCACCCTTGAGGGCCGTCTGGGCATCGGCCACACCCGCTATTCCACCGCGGGATCGAGCTCGTGGCGCAACGCCCAGCCCGTGTACCGCAGCACAGGCGACCACCAGTTTGTGTTGGGCCACAACGGCAACCTCACCAACACCGCGAAATTGGCCGAGGAGACTTCGATCCTGCCCGGCATGGTTGGCTCCGACAGCGATTTGATTGCTGAGCTGCTGGCCATCGAGATCTCCGCGATGCCCCCGTCGAGCCGATCGGAGGGCAAAGTTCTCGAACGGGCATTGGAAGGAGTGCTGCCCCGGCTCGAAGGGGCCTTCTCGCTGGTCCTGGCCGACGAGAAGCGGGTGATCGGTGTGCGCGACCCCAACGGCTTCCGCCCTTTGTGCCTGGGCCGTCTGGATCGGGGCTGGGTGCTGGCTTCGGAGACACCCGCCCTCGACATCGTGGGGGCCCACTTTTTGCGGGAGCTCGCCCCGGGGGAGATGGTGGTGATCAACGGCGAAGGCGTGCGCTCGGTGCGCCCCTTCCCGGAGGAGCGGGTAGATCCCCGGTTGTGCATCTTCGAGTTCGTGTACTTCTCCCGCCCCGACTCGGTGATCTATGGCCAAAGCGTGCACCACGCCCGGGTGCGCATGGGGGAGATGCTGGCCAAACAGTCCCCGGTGGATGCCGACTTGGTGATGGGGGTGCCCGAATCGGGACTGCCCGCGGCCGAGGGATTCTCACGGGCCAGCGGCATCCCCTATGGCCAGGGGCTGGTGAAGAACCGCTACATCGGCCGCACGTTCATCGCCCCCAGCCAGCAGATGCGGTCGATGGGGGTGCGCATGAAGCTCAACCCCCTGCGAGACAGCACCGAGGGCAACCGCCTGGTGGTGGTGGACGACTCGATCGTGCGAGGCACCACAACGAGGGCTTTGGTCACCATGCTGCGGGAAGCGGGCGCCGCCGAGGTTCACCTCCGCATCAGCTCGCCTCCCTATCGCTGGCCCTGCTATTTCGGCATGGACACCGGCGACCGCACGGAATTGTTGGCGGCCCACCTCAGTGTGGCCGAGATGTGTGATTACGTGGGGGCCGACACGCTGGCGTTCATCGACATGGAGGGTTTGACCGAGGCCACTGGGGCGGTGGGGGCCGGATTCTGCAACGCCTGCCTCACCGGCGAATATCCGGTGGAGGTGCCAGTGGCGCCGCCCGGCTCGATCTCCTATCAGCGCAGTGCCGCGCAGTTCGCCGACGCCGACGAGGAGTCCGCGCCGTCGCTCTGGGCCACCGGCGGCGGCTGA
- the purM gene encoding phosphoribosylformylglycinamidine cyclo-ligase, protein MVETYESSGVDIAAGEEAVQRIKEHVRSTFRPEAIGEIGGFGGLFDFTRHGYKKPVLVSTTDGVGTKAYVASAAGRYNTIGIDLVAMCVDDLVCQGAEPLFMLDYISVHKLDPDRIEQLVVGVVEGCRQADCALIGGEMAEHPAREDELDNQFELVGFAVGVVERSRLITGADVRPGDTLIGLPSPGLRSNGYSLARRLYFEVAKRGLDDPAWEGSSHSVADELLLPSVIYAPAVRDMLAKVEAQAIAHVTGGGIVGNLERVLPDKVDALVDRSSWEQPRVFAELQRIGDVGDEEMAKVFNLGLGMIVAVRDKDATKAIDILRTGGHRATVVGEIEKGDGQVHLVGEFAQSDS, encoded by the coding sequence ATGGTTGAGACCTACGAGTCGTCAGGGGTGGATATCGCCGCGGGCGAAGAGGCGGTGCAGCGCATCAAGGAGCATGTGCGCTCAACGTTTCGACCGGAGGCGATTGGCGAGATCGGCGGGTTCGGAGGGCTGTTCGACTTCACCCGTCACGGCTACAAGAAGCCGGTATTGGTGTCGACCACCGATGGGGTGGGGACAAAGGCGTATGTGGCTTCGGCGGCTGGCCGGTACAACACCATCGGTATCGATCTGGTGGCCATGTGCGTGGACGACCTGGTGTGCCAGGGGGCCGAGCCGCTGTTCATGTTGGACTACATATCGGTACACAAGCTTGACCCCGATCGGATCGAGCAACTGGTAGTGGGGGTGGTGGAGGGCTGCCGCCAAGCGGACTGCGCGCTCATCGGGGGCGAAATGGCGGAGCACCCTGCTAGAGAAGACGAGTTAGACAATCAGTTTGAACTGGTGGGGTTTGCCGTGGGGGTGGTGGAGCGATCGCGGCTGATCACCGGGGCCGACGTGCGCCCCGGCGACACGCTGATCGGGCTGCCGTCGCCCGGCTTGCGGAGCAACGGCTATTCCCTGGCCCGCCGTCTCTATTTCGAGGTGGCCAAGCGGGGTTTGGATGACCCCGCCTGGGAGGGGAGCTCCCACTCGGTGGCCGATGAGCTGCTGCTGCCGTCGGTGATCTACGCCCCAGCAGTGCGAGACATGCTGGCCAAGGTGGAGGCACAGGCCATCGCCCACGTGACCGGCGGGGGCATTGTCGGCAACCTGGAGCGGGTGCTGCCCGACAAAGTTGATGCCTTGGTCGATCGAAGCAGTTGGGAGCAACCTCGGGTGTTCGCCGAGTTGCAGCGCATTGGCGATGTGGGCGATGAGGAGATGGCCAAGGTATTCAACCTCGGGTTGGGCATGATCGTGGCCGTGAGGGACAAAGACGCCACCAAGGCCATCGACATTCTGCGAACTGGCGGGCATCGAGCCACCGTGGTGGGAGAGATCGAGAAGGGTGATGGCCAGGTTCACCTCGTGGGTGAGTTCGCCCAAAGCGATTCTTAG
- a CDS encoding cytochrome P450, with translation MADLPLITPMPRVADCVLPWDGPVSDTVAAISAARSACGDTFVIDGGDDRYLFLFSPAGLRDFYAVPEQQASKGIADWKMLVRKLPDELFDGRRTLPHELFTRPNVTGYLEALEEAISIQLSELRPGNEIDLFDFTRRLGHRMGLASWGGREILHSDRFDELVEALDVLDGSEAFVAPTRMQEVAQTEKAAEREAMAKAEQILAHSIAARRSPAGDLLDMILERWADTSGLERLTGVARDVILVHIGSMSNLFAALGWSLVHLVQHPDVLARVRAKQDADHDLVSRCALESTRIGQRSIMLRTVLEPVTIDDGSQTYEVSPGASLATFLPLTNMESGPGLDRYDPDRWKGPRLVSPPGLPSELVITFGVGPHACPARPFSVTAMSRVIERLFEAYDLEPRFDNPKPRPDQIGGVARAADPCPVAVRAR, from the coding sequence ATGGCCGATCTGCCTCTCATCACCCCAATGCCTCGGGTAGCCGACTGCGTGCTTCCCTGGGACGGGCCGGTCAGTGACACCGTGGCGGCCATCAGCGCCGCCCGGTCTGCTTGCGGCGATACCTTCGTGATTGACGGCGGCGACGACCGCTACCTGTTCTTGTTCTCACCCGCTGGCCTCAGAGACTTTTACGCCGTCCCTGAGCAGCAGGCCAGCAAGGGCATTGCCGACTGGAAGATGCTGGTCCGCAAGCTGCCCGACGAGCTCTTTGACGGACGGCGGACCCTGCCCCATGAGCTGTTTACTCGGCCCAATGTGACCGGCTACCTCGAAGCACTGGAGGAGGCCATCTCGATCCAGCTTTCCGAGCTGCGTCCCGGAAATGAGATCGACCTGTTCGATTTCACCCGCCGCCTCGGCCACCGCATGGGCCTGGCCAGCTGGGGCGGGCGCGAGATCCTGCACTCCGACCGATTCGACGAATTGGTCGAAGCGCTCGATGTGCTCGACGGCTCAGAGGCGTTTGTGGCTCCCACCCGGATGCAAGAAGTGGCCCAGACGGAAAAGGCTGCCGAACGCGAGGCCATGGCCAAGGCCGAACAGATCCTGGCCCACTCCATCGCCGCCCGCCGGAGTCCCGCCGGCGACCTGCTGGACATGATCCTGGAACGGTGGGCCGACACCTCTGGCCTTGAACGCCTCACCGGAGTGGCCCGAGACGTGATCCTGGTCCACATCGGATCGATGTCCAACCTGTTCGCGGCACTGGGATGGTCGCTGGTCCATCTGGTGCAGCATCCCGATGTGCTGGCCCGAGTGCGGGCCAAGCAGGACGCCGACCACGACTTGGTATCGCGCTGTGCGCTGGAATCCACCCGGATCGGCCAGCGATCCATCATGCTTCGCACGGTGCTCGAGCCCGTGACCATCGACGATGGCTCTCAGACCTACGAAGTTTCCCCCGGGGCCTCGCTGGCCACTTTCCTGCCGCTCACCAACATGGAAAGCGGTCCCGGATTGGATCGCTACGACCCCGACCGATGGAAGGGGCCCCGCCTGGTGTCGCCCCCGGGGCTGCCCTCTGAGCTGGTTATCACCTTCGGCGTCGGTCCCCACGCCTGTCCGGCCCGGCCCTTCTCGGTCACGGCAATGTCCCGGGTAATCGAGCGGCTGTTCGAGGCCTACGATCTCGAACCCCGGTTCGACAATCCCAAGCCCCGCCCCGACCAGATCGGCGGTGTGGCTCGGGCCGCCGACCCCTGCCCAGTGGCGGTTCGGGCCCGCTAG
- a CDS encoding AMP-binding protein: MTRYYDQYRPTFDDKGLWSAPAVLAERARTHGDKTYLEVGWTSERFTYAHSHEIAQRVGRGLLAGGAAPGDRLLIMAPNSAAYIWSWLGSAVAGMAEVPINTAYRGSFLEHQTTTVSPSAAVIHADYADRFVELPDAVGSIGCFYLLGDDGKIAKGGRVLDEAGLRWQRWDTLLSDGNADQALPEVSYRDLGSVFFTSGTTGLSKGVMMPHAHMHLFADECVSLTRLTNADAYMSCGPLFHGNSHFLAAYPALIAGARYVLQERFSASHWLEQVRHSGATVTNFVGVMMDFVWQQPPTEADADNQLRCVFAAPTMSSVLDEFKARFGIDAFVEVFGLTETCMPILTPYGEDRPAGAAGLLNRDWFDIRLVDPDTDEEVPVGEVGELVVRSRVPWTTCMGYYGMAEQTWDAFRNLWFHTGDGLRRDAEGWYYFVDRLKDAIRRRGENISSFEVEQALTGHEAIAEVAVVAVPADQEAGEDEVLAAVVLEPDAALSADEFWAYADRRLPYFAVPRYVRFTPELPKTPSEKVRKVELRDQGVDDQTFDRGPISRPKDRR; the protein is encoded by the coding sequence GTGACCCGCTACTACGACCAGTACCGGCCCACCTTCGACGACAAGGGGCTGTGGAGCGCGCCGGCAGTGCTGGCCGAACGGGCCCGAACCCACGGCGACAAGACCTACTTGGAGGTGGGCTGGACCTCCGAGCGGTTCACCTATGCCCATAGCCACGAGATCGCCCAGCGGGTGGGGCGGGGGCTGCTGGCCGGGGGGGCCGCTCCCGGCGACCGGCTGCTCATCATGGCGCCCAACTCGGCGGCCTACATCTGGAGCTGGCTGGGTTCGGCAGTGGCCGGGATGGCCGAGGTGCCGATCAACACCGCCTATCGGGGATCGTTCCTCGAACACCAGACCACCACAGTGTCGCCGTCAGCAGCGGTGATCCACGCCGACTACGCCGACCGGTTTGTTGAGCTGCCCGACGCGGTGGGCTCCATCGGCTGCTTCTACCTGCTGGGCGACGACGGCAAGATCGCCAAGGGCGGACGGGTGCTGGACGAGGCCGGTCTGCGGTGGCAGCGCTGGGACACCCTGCTGAGCGACGGCAACGCCGATCAAGCCCTGCCCGAGGTGTCGTATCGGGACCTGGGGTCGGTGTTTTTCACGTCAGGCACCACCGGGCTGTCCAAAGGGGTGATGATGCCCCACGCCCACATGCACCTGTTCGCCGATGAGTGCGTGTCGCTCACCCGGCTGACCAACGCCGATGCCTATATGTCGTGCGGGCCGCTGTTCCACGGCAACTCGCACTTTCTGGCCGCCTATCCGGCGCTGATCGCCGGGGCCCGCTACGTGCTCCAAGAGCGGTTCTCGGCCAGCCATTGGCTCGAGCAGGTGCGGCACAGCGGGGCCACCGTCACCAACTTCGTCGGGGTGATGATGGACTTCGTGTGGCAGCAGCCCCCCACCGAAGCCGATGCCGACAACCAGCTTCGGTGCGTGTTCGCCGCTCCCACCATGTCGAGCGTGCTGGATGAGTTCAAGGCCCGATTCGGCATCGATGCGTTCGTGGAGGTGTTCGGGCTAACCGAGACGTGCATGCCCATCCTCACCCCCTACGGGGAGGATCGCCCGGCGGGAGCGGCCGGGCTCTTGAACCGGGACTGGTTCGACATCCGCCTGGTGGACCCCGACACCGACGAGGAGGTGCCGGTGGGAGAGGTTGGCGAGCTGGTGGTGCGCTCCCGGGTTCCGTGGACCACATGCATGGGCTATTACGGCATGGCCGAGCAGACCTGGGACGCGTTCAGGAATCTGTGGTTCCACACCGGCGACGGACTCCGCCGGGACGCCGAGGGCTGGTACTACTTCGTCGACCGCCTCAAAGACGCCATCCGCCGCCGGGGGGAGAACATCAGCTCGTTCGAGGTGGAGCAGGCCTTGACAGGCCACGAGGCCATTGCCGAGGTGGCGGTGGTGGCAGTACCCGCCGACCAGGAAGCCGGAGAGGACGAGGTGCTGGCCGCGGTGGTTCTAGAGCCCGACGCCGCCCTCAGCGCCGATGAATTCTGGGCGTACGCCGACCGTCGGCTGCCCTATTTCGCGGTGCCTCGCTACGTGCGCTTCACCCCTGAGCTGCCCAAGACCCCGTCAGAAAAGGTGCGGAAAGTGGAGCTGCGAGACCAGGGGGTGGACGATCAGACATTCGACCGAGGCCCCATCAGCCGACCGAAGGATCGCCGGTGA
- a CDS encoding HAD hydrolase family protein: protein MTDLDRTFWGLDCVAPLAHLDALAELEAAGHVVLAATGRRLRNISRLFDLNGLELPAVALDGSIGVDFAAKERFHRVSFEPGMFWKTQTTLDGMGIRPCLYIDDREEAGGDVVMPNNPTSVQTHLEFLDEDVNHTLSPSDVEHDVLELVLTGLPSDLAHEAARAVHSQSLGIARVDEPDPLYGGSRLTVSPPGVSKVSGVEAFCRWKGLDIEFAAVGDGVNDLELLAAASISIAIANSHAAQAATPDHIIPPPEQSGWASVPKLAG, encoded by the coding sequence GTGACCGATCTGGATCGGACCTTTTGGGGGCTGGACTGTGTAGCACCGCTAGCCCACTTGGATGCGTTGGCCGAGCTGGAGGCCGCAGGGCATGTCGTTCTGGCGGCTACCGGTCGTCGATTGCGGAACATATCCCGATTGTTCGACTTGAACGGCCTCGAATTGCCCGCGGTTGCGCTTGACGGATCAATCGGGGTGGATTTCGCTGCAAAGGAGCGCTTCCACCGCGTCTCGTTCGAGCCCGGCATGTTCTGGAAGACCCAAACGACCCTGGACGGCATGGGCATCCGACCCTGCCTATACATCGACGACCGAGAGGAGGCCGGGGGCGACGTGGTAATGCCCAACAACCCGACCTCGGTTCAGACTCACTTGGAGTTTCTCGACGAAGACGTCAACCACACCCTCAGCCCCAGCGATGTGGAGCACGATGTGCTGGAACTGGTGTTGACCGGTCTGCCCTCGGACCTCGCCCATGAGGCAGCAAGAGCAGTCCACTCCCAGTCATTGGGCATCGCCCGCGTCGACGAACCCGACCCCCTCTACGGAGGCAGCCGGCTGACGGTGTCGCCCCCCGGGGTATCCAAAGTGTCCGGCGTCGAGGCCTTCTGCCGCTGGAAGGGACTCGACATCGAATTCGCCGCCGTCGGCGACGGGGTGAACGACCTCGAACTCCTAGCAGCCGCCTCCATCAGCATCGCCATCGCCAACAGCCACGCAGCCCAAGCCGCCACGCCCGACCACATCATCCCTCCCCCCGAACAATCCGGCTGGGCCTCCGTCCCCAAGCTCGCGGGTTGA